The Erythrobacter sp. HL-111 DNA segment CCGCAACCTGTGGCAGCTGATCGTCAAGCGCGCCGAGATCCGCGGCCTGCTCGTCGCGGACTATGTCGAACGCTTCGGCGAGGGCGCGGCGCAGATGGGCGAATGGGCAGCCGCCGGAAAGATCGCCATCGACGAACAGGTGGACGAGGGGCTCGAAAACGCCTTCGATTCCTTCATGCGCCTGTTCGCCGGGTCGAACCAGGGCAAGATGATCCTCAAGATCGCCTGAAGGGTACTGGCATGAGCAATATCGAAAAGGTCCGCGCATTCGTCGCCCACTGGAACGGCGGCGACATGGAGGCGATCTACGCGATGTGTGCCGAGGACGTGGTCTGGCACAACATCCCGATGGAGCCGTTCGCGGGCAAGGCCGCGATGCGCGAGGCGGTCGAAGGGTTCATGGCGAATGTCGCGGCCTGCGAATGGGAAATCCACGAGATCGCCGGAACCGGCGACGCGGTCCTGACCGAGCGGACCGATGTCTTCGTTCTCGAGGACGGTCGCCGCGCGGCGATCCGCGTCATGGGAACCTTCACATTCGACAGCGCGGGCCTGATCGCCGAGTGGCGCGACTATTTCGACATGGCCCAGTTCACCCGCGAATTCGCCGGCGGGTGAGCGCGGCGACCCTAACACATTCGCGCATCGCCCCGGCCCAGCGCTCGGCGTTAGGAATCGGGCCGGACATCTCTCCGTCTGGGAGCCGCAGCCATGAACAAGCCCGAGGGCAACGTCTTCGCCCCGCAGACCCTGGTCGACCCGTTCGATTACTACCGCGCGGTGCACGATGCGGGCGTCGCGATCGAACACCTGCCGGAGATGAACACCTTCGTCGTCTACGCCTATGACCTGTGCAGCGAGGCCACGGGCAAGCCCGACATCTTCTCGAACGATTTCAGCGGCCTGATGGGACGCGAGGCGGACGAGGAGATCAAGGCGATCCTCGATCGGGGATGGCCCGACGTCCCCACACTGCTGACCGCCGACGCCCCGGTCCACACCCGCAACCGCAAGCTCGTCAACCTCGCCTTCTCCGCCCCGCGCGTGAACGCGATCGAGGAGGAGATGCGCGCGAAGTCGATCGAGCTGATCGAAGCCTTTGCCGACCGGGGCGAATGCGAGTTCGTCGAGGAATTCGCGGTGCCGCTGCCGGTCGCCATGATCGCCGGGCAGATCGGGCTCGACGACAATCCCGGGAAGGTCAAGGAATGGTCCGACGCCGCGGTCGACCGGTTCAGCCAGATGGTCGATCACGAACGCAAGAAGGAATGCGCGAAGAGCCTCGTCGAATTCCAGCACTACATGAAGGGCAAGATCGACGATCGCCGCGCAAGGGGGGGCGACGACCTGCTCACCGACCTCGTCGAGGCGCGGGTGGAGGGGGAGACACCGCTCACCGATGCGGAGATCATGTCGATCATGCAGCAGTTCATGGTCGCCGGGAACGAGACGACGACCTCGACGCTCGCCGGGGGCCTGCTGCAGCTGATCCGCAATCCCGACCAGATGGAAAGGGCGAAAGCCGCCGCGGGCGGGCGCGATCCCAAGGTCATCACCAACCTCGTCGAGGAAGCGCTGCGCTACGAAACCCCGACCGCGGGGATGTGGCGCATCGTCAAGCAGGATACCGAGCTCGGCGGCGTGAAGATGCCCGCCGGATCGATCGCGCAGTTGCGCTATGCCGCGGCCAATCGCGATCCGAAAAGGTTCGAGGACCCGGACCGCTTCGACATCGGACGCAGGAACGCCCGCGCCCATCTCGCCTTCGGCAAGGGGCCGCACATGTGCGTCGGCAACATGCTCTCGCGCAAGGAGATGCTGGTCGCCTTCGACGAGCTGCTCGAACGGCTCGACCATTTCGCGGTGGCCGACGAGGGCGCGATCACGATCCTGCCCAACATCCTGCTGCGCGGAGTCACCCGCCTGCCGATCACCTTCACCCGGAAAGCCTGACCGCATGAATTTCGACCTGTCCGAAGAACAGGAAATGTTCCGCGCGAGCGTCGAACGCTTCGCCGCGCCCGTCGATGTGGAGGCGCGCAGGAAACTCCGCCGCAACGAGGCCGGCTATGACCGCGCGCGCTGGCACAGCCTCGCGGAACTGGGCCTGATCGCGCTCGCCGCTTCGGAAGGAGCGGGCGGCATGGGCGGATCGCCGCTCGACCTCGCCCTGGTGGCCGAGGCGATCGGCAAAGCGAACGCGCCCGATCCGTGGCTCGAACTCGGCGTGTTGCCCGCCCTGCTGCTGGAGCGGGGCCGGGCGCACGGGGCGCTCGAAAAGGTGCTGTCGGGAGAGAGCATCGCGAGTTTCGCCTGGACCGAGCGGGCGCAGCGCTACAACCTCGCGGCGCGGGCGACGAAGGCCGAGCGCGAGGGCGAGGGGTTCCGGATCGGCGGGGAGAAGACGATGGTGCTCGGCGCGGGCCTCGCCGACCTGTTCATCGTGACCGCGGATCTGGACGGCGCGACCCGCGCCTTCCTCGTCCCGTCCGACGCGGAGGGGCTGGAGATGCGGC contains these protein-coding regions:
- a CDS encoding limonene-1,2-epoxide hydrolase family protein, with product MSNIEKVRAFVAHWNGGDMEAIYAMCAEDVVWHNIPMEPFAGKAAMREAVEGFMANVAACEWEIHEIAGTGDAVLTERTDVFVLEDGRRAAIRVMGTFTFDSAGLIAEWRDYFDMAQFTREFAGG
- a CDS encoding cytochrome P450, encoding MNKPEGNVFAPQTLVDPFDYYRAVHDAGVAIEHLPEMNTFVVYAYDLCSEATGKPDIFSNDFSGLMGREADEEIKAILDRGWPDVPTLLTADAPVHTRNRKLVNLAFSAPRVNAIEEEMRAKSIELIEAFADRGECEFVEEFAVPLPVAMIAGQIGLDDNPGKVKEWSDAAVDRFSQMVDHERKKECAKSLVEFQHYMKGKIDDRRARGGDDLLTDLVEARVEGETPLTDAEIMSIMQQFMVAGNETTTSTLAGGLLQLIRNPDQMERAKAAAGGRDPKVITNLVEEALRYETPTAGMWRIVKQDTELGGVKMPAGSIAQLRYAAANRDPKRFEDPDRFDIGRRNARAHLAFGKGPHMCVGNMLSRKEMLVAFDELLERLDHFAVADEGAITILPNILLRGVTRLPITFTRKA
- a CDS encoding acyl-CoA dehydrogenase family protein, with translation MNFDLSEEQEMFRASVERFAAPVDVEARRKLRRNEAGYDRARWHSLAELGLIALAASEGAGGMGGSPLDLALVAEAIGKANAPDPWLELGVLPALLLERGRAHGALEKVLSGESIASFAWTERAQRYNLAARATKAEREGEGFRIGGEKTMVLGAGLADLFIVTADLDGATRAFLVPSDAEGLEMRPYRLADGSVAGEIRLARVAVGEAALLDLDAAALAGIASEVRLHASAEIVGLAQRLLDETLRYVKEREQFGVPIGSFQALQHRLVEAYAKLEQSRSMLYRAAMGARDGHGWQRAIAGAKAYIGENADAIAREAVQMHGGMGITDELAIGHAMKRVMVLARLFGDTDTALAEYAMAA